A single region of the Massilia sp. erpn genome encodes:
- a CDS encoding 5'-methylthioadenosine/adenosylhomocysteine nucleosidase → MNSPQKMRLGIISALAEEQHGLIEAMESPYKLIHGMREYTAGKLWEIDSVCVLSRIGKVAAAMTAAILVEKFQVTHIVFTGVAGSADSGVRVGDVVVAESLIQHDMDASPLFPRFEVPLTGISHLMSDRELSRRLHAATRHYLEAEKLPSRIHRGLIGSGDQFMENPAKLAELKKQLPDLLAVEMEGAAVAQVCFELGIPFAVIRTISDDANEYAATDFMHFVKTVASRYAYGILKNFCHN, encoded by the coding sequence ATGAACTCACCACAAAAAATGCGTCTTGGAATCATCTCAGCCTTGGCTGAAGAACAGCACGGCCTCATAGAAGCCATGGAGAGCCCCTACAAGCTCATCCACGGCATGCGTGAGTACACAGCCGGAAAACTCTGGGAAATCGATTCTGTGTGTGTTTTATCGAGAATTGGCAAGGTTGCTGCTGCGATGACCGCTGCAATCCTTGTGGAGAAGTTTCAAGTTACCCACATCGTCTTTACTGGCGTCGCTGGCAGTGCCGATTCTGGCGTACGGGTAGGTGATGTAGTGGTGGCCGAATCGCTGATTCAGCATGATATGGATGCCAGTCCCCTGTTTCCCCGTTTTGAAGTCCCGCTGACAGGTATTTCGCACCTGATGTCCGATCGAGAACTCAGCCGGCGACTGCATGCCGCCACGCGCCACTACCTGGAAGCTGAAAAACTGCCAAGCCGCATCCACCGCGGCCTGATCGGCAGTGGCGATCAATTCATGGAAAACCCGGCCAAGCTGGCCGAGCTGAAAAAACAGCTGCCCGACCTGCTGGCAGTGGAAATGGAAGGAGCAGCAGTAGCCCAAGTCTGTTTCGAGCTAGGCATCCCCTTCGCGGTGATACGCACGATTTCAGACGATGCCAACGAATACGCTGCCACCGATTTCATGCATTTCGTCAAAACCGTCGCCTCGCGCTACGCCTACGGCATCCTCAAAAACTTCTGCCACAACTAG
- the putA gene encoding trifunctional transcriptional regulator/proline dehydrogenase/L-glutamate gamma-semialdehyde dehydrogenase, with product MHPAAPPSLVPFATLQAEILRDPSPLRAAVTAAYRRDEQGAVQWLLSQIREGGAETTQQAQTLAQRLVNSVREKRTRSSGVDALMHEFSLSSEEGVALMCLAEALLRIPDSATADRLIADKISKGDWRKHLGESPSLFVNAATWGLLVTGKLVSSSSEQGLGSALTRLIAKGGEPLIRKGVDLAMRMLGNQFVTGQTIDEAIKNGRENEARGYRYSYDMLGEAALTEADAANYYAAYETAIHAIGRASNGRGIKEGPGISVKLSALHPRYSRAQRERVMNELLPRLRQLVLLAKGYDIGLNIDAEEADRLELSLDLMEAMAFDPALAGFDGIGFVVQAYQKRCPFVIDFLIDLAKRSGRKFMVRLVKGAYWDAEIKRAQVDGMPGYPVYTRKVYTDVSYLVCAQKLLGATDVIYPQFATHNAQTLSTIYTWAKRDGIDDYEFQCLHGMGETLYDQVVGADKLGKGCRIYAPVGSHETLLAYLVRRLLENGANSSFVNQIVDESIPVESLVKNPLDIAREQGGLPHPAIPQPLNMFGAERLNSAGLDLANEDVLRHISAVLAEQRSWSAVPLLAVAASEGQPAQPVVNPAQKSDVVGQVTEANGADVENALASASHFAMDWQTVEPSQRAAALVRAAELFETHMLELMTLAIREAGKSLPNAIAEIREAVDFLRYYAAEVSSAPNTLALGPVTCISPWNFPLAIFTGQVAAALAAGNVVLAKPAEQTPLIAFRAVELLHEAGIPRAALQFLPGRGEVVGAGLCNDARVKGVIFTGSTEVAQLINRSLAKRAAAEHADIPLIAETGGQNAMIVDSSSLPEQVVQDAISSAFDSAGQRCSALRVLFLQEDIADKTIRMLKGAMAELKIGSPDRLVTDIGPVIDAEAQQNLLSHIETTRKTAVNSFSLGLPSDVNGTFVPPTVLEIRSLNELSKEVFGPVMHVIRYKRADLPKVIGEINASGFGLTLGVHSRIDETIDFITSRAHVGNIYVNRNIVGAVVGVQPFGGEGKSGTGPKAGGPLYLKRLQRHAVLASTPERRTTAAFDALAAWSKAKGLDTVSKLSEKYAHSSLLGSTTVLPGPTGERNTLSFTSRGAVLCAASTQPALLNQIAAAMATGNQALVLESSPALLPADLPAAVKDRIQVFSQLNEVKTGFQIALVESSLSASLRPELAARDGALVSVIDSSDDSEIPLWRLVAERALCVNTTAAGGNASLMTLGA from the coding sequence ATGCATCCAGCAGCCCCTCCTTCCCTCGTCCCGTTTGCTACTCTGCAAGCCGAAATCCTGCGCGATCCCAGCCCGCTGCGCGCCGCCGTGACTGCCGCGTATCGCCGCGATGAACAGGGCGCCGTGCAGTGGCTGCTGTCGCAGATCCGCGAAGGTGGGGCCGAAACCACGCAGCAGGCGCAGACGCTGGCCCAGCGCCTGGTGAACTCGGTACGTGAAAAACGTACCCGCTCGTCGGGCGTGGATGCGCTGATGCACGAGTTTTCCCTGTCCTCGGAAGAGGGCGTGGCGCTGATGTGCCTGGCCGAAGCACTGTTGCGTATTCCAGACAGCGCCACCGCCGACCGCCTGATTGCCGACAAAATCAGCAAGGGCGACTGGCGCAAACACCTGGGCGAGTCGCCTTCGCTGTTCGTGAATGCGGCGACCTGGGGTCTGCTGGTGACGGGCAAGCTGGTCAGCTCGAGCAGCGAGCAGGGTCTGGGCTCGGCCCTGACCCGCCTGATCGCCAAGGGCGGCGAACCGCTGATCCGCAAGGGCGTGGACCTGGCGATGCGCATGCTGGGCAACCAGTTCGTCACCGGCCAGACCATCGACGAAGCGATCAAAAATGGCCGCGAGAACGAAGCGCGCGGCTACCGTTATTCCTATGACATGCTGGGCGAGGCGGCGCTGACCGAGGCCGACGCGGCCAACTACTACGCCGCCTACGAAACCGCGATCCACGCCATCGGCCGCGCGTCGAATGGCCGCGGCATCAAGGAAGGTCCGGGCATTTCGGTCAAGCTGTCGGCCCTGCACCCGCGTTACAGCCGCGCCCAGCGCGAGCGCGTGATGAATGAGCTGCTGCCGCGCTTGCGCCAGCTGGTGCTGCTGGCCAAGGGCTATGACATCGGCCTGAACATCGATGCGGAAGAGGCCGACCGCCTGGAACTGTCGCTCGACCTGATGGAAGCGATGGCTTTCGACCCGGCCCTGGCCGGTTTCGACGGCATCGGCTTCGTGGTGCAGGCTTACCAGAAACGTTGCCCCTTCGTTATCGACTTCCTGATCGACCTGGCCAAGCGCAGCGGCCGCAAATTCATGGTGCGTCTGGTCAAGGGCGCGTATTGGGATGCCGAGATCAAGCGTGCCCAGGTGGACGGCATGCCCGGCTACCCGGTCTACACGCGCAAGGTCTACACCGACGTGTCCTACCTGGTGTGCGCACAGAAGCTGCTGGGCGCGACCGATGTGATTTACCCGCAATTCGCCACCCATAACGCGCAAACCCTGTCCACCATCTACACCTGGGCCAAGCGCGACGGCATCGACGACTACGAGTTCCAGTGCCTGCACGGCATGGGTGAGACCTTGTACGACCAAGTGGTTGGCGCCGACAAGCTGGGCAAGGGCTGCCGCATTTACGCGCCGGTCGGCTCGCATGAAACGCTGCTGGCCTACCTGGTGCGCCGCCTGCTGGAAAACGGCGCCAACTCATCCTTCGTGAACCAGATCGTGGATGAGAGCATTCCGGTCGAATCGCTGGTGAAAAACCCGCTGGACATCGCACGCGAACAAGGCGGCTTGCCGCACCCGGCCATTCCGCAGCCGCTGAATATGTTCGGCGCCGAGCGTCTGAACTCGGCCGGCCTGGACCTGGCAAACGAAGACGTGCTGCGCCATATCTCAGCCGTACTGGCTGAGCAGCGCAGCTGGAGCGCCGTGCCGCTGCTGGCAGTGGCCGCCAGCGAGGGCCAGCCAGCCCAGCCGGTCGTCAATCCGGCGCAGAAAAGCGATGTGGTGGGCCAGGTGACGGAAGCCAATGGCGCCGACGTGGAAAACGCGCTGGCCAGCGCCAGCCATTTCGCCATGGACTGGCAGACGGTGGAACCGTCGCAGCGCGCCGCCGCCCTGGTGCGCGCCGCCGAGCTGTTCGAAACCCATATGCTGGAACTGATGACGCTGGCGATCCGCGAAGCGGGCAAATCGCTGCCGAATGCGATTGCCGAAATCCGCGAAGCGGTGGACTTCCTGCGCTATTACGCTGCCGAGGTGAGCAGCGCGCCGAATACCCTGGCCCTGGGTCCGGTCACCTGCATCAGCCCGTGGAACTTCCCGCTGGCCATCTTCACCGGCCAGGTCGCTGCCGCACTGGCAGCCGGCAATGTGGTACTGGCCAAGCCGGCCGAGCAGACCCCGCTGATCGCTTTCCGCGCCGTGGAACTGCTGCATGAAGCCGGCATTCCGCGTGCCGCGCTGCAATTCCTGCCAGGCCGCGGCGAAGTGGTGGGCGCCGGCCTGTGCAACGATGCCCGCGTCAAGGGCGTGATCTTCACCGGCTCGACCGAAGTGGCCCAGCTCATCAACCGTTCGCTGGCCAAGCGCGCCGCGGCCGAGCATGCCGATATCCCACTGATCGCCGAAACCGGCGGCCAGAACGCCATGATCGTCGATTCCTCCTCGCTGCCGGAGCAGGTGGTGCAGGATGCGATTTCCTCGGCCTTCGACAGCGCCGGCCAGCGCTGCTCGGCCCTGCGCGTGCTGTTCCTGCAGGAAGATATCGCCGACAAGACCATCCGCATGCTCAAAGGTGCCATGGCCGAACTGAAAATCGGCAGCCCAGACCGCCTGGTGACCGATATCGGTCCGGTGATCGATGCCGAAGCCCAGCAAAACCTGCTGTCGCACATCGAAACCACGCGCAAAACGGCCGTCAACAGCTTCTCGCTGGGCCTGCCAAGCGATGTGAACGGTACGTTCGTGCCGCCGACCGTGCTGGAAATCCGCTCGCTGAACGAGCTGAGCAAGGAAGTTTTCGGTCCTGTGATGCACGTGATCCGCTATAAGCGCGCCGATCTGCCGAAAGTCATTGGCGAAATCAATGCCAGCGGCTTTGGCCTGACTCTGGGCGTGCATTCGCGCATTGACGAAACCATCGATTTCATCACCTCGCGCGCGCATGTGGGCAATATCTACGTCAACCGCAATATCGTGGGCGCCGTGGTCGGCGTGCAACCGTTCGGCGGCGAAGGCAAATCGGGCACGGGGCCGAAAGCCGGTGGTCCGCTGTATCTGAAACGTCTGCAGCGCCATGCCGTACTGGCGTCGACGCCGGAACGCCGCACCACCGCCGCTTTCGACGCGTTGGCGGCCTGGTCCAAGGCCAAAGGCCTGGACACGGTCAGCAAGCTTAGCGAGAAATACGCCCACAGCAGCCTGCTCGGCAGCACCACCGTCCTGCCAGGCCCGACAGGTGAGCGCAACACGCTGAGCTTCACCTCGCGCGGCGCTGTATTGTGCGCAGCCAGCACCCAGCCAGCCCTGCTGAACCAGATTGCAGCCGCCATGGCCACCGGCAACCAGGCGCTGGTACTGGAAAGCAGCCCGGCTTTGCTGCCGGCTGACCTGCCGGCAGCCGTCAAAGACCGCATCCAGGTCTTCAGCCAGCTGAACGAAGTCAAAACCGGCTTCCAGATCGCCCTGGTCGAATCTTCGCTCAGCGCCAGTTTGCGTCCCGAGCTGGCAGCCCGCGATGGCGCCCTGGTCTCCGTCATCGACAGCAGCGACGATAGCGAAATCCCCCTGTGGCGTCTGGTCGCCGAACGCGCCCTGTGCGTCAACACCACCGCAGCCGGCGGCAACGCCAGCCTGATGACGCTCGGCGCTTAA
- a CDS encoding Lrp/AsnC ligand binding domain-containing protein, giving the protein MLDKISKKILMELQSDGRISNVELAARVNLSPAACLERVRKLHESGYIMGYTAQLNPQLLDVSLLVFIEVVLDRTTPEVFDAFKQSVQVIPEVLECHMVAGGFDYLVKARVKDMAAYREFLGKTLLQKGVRETHTYAVMEEVKNTSKLPIK; this is encoded by the coding sequence ATGCTGGACAAGATCAGTAAGAAGATTCTGATGGAGCTGCAAAGCGACGGCCGCATCAGCAATGTGGAACTGGCAGCACGCGTCAATCTATCGCCTGCCGCCTGCCTGGAGCGCGTGCGCAAGCTGCACGAATCCGGCTATATCATGGGCTATACCGCCCAGCTTAATCCACAGTTGCTGGACGTGTCGCTGCTCGTCTTTATCGAAGTCGTGCTCGACCGCACCACGCCCGAAGTCTTCGACGCCTTCAAGCAAAGTGTGCAGGTCATCCCCGAAGTGCTCGAATGCCATATGGTGGCCGGCGGCTTCGACTACCTGGTGAAAGCGCGCGTCAAGGACATGGCCGCCTACCGCGAATTCCTCGGCAAGACCCTGCTGCAGAAAGGCGTACGCGAAACCCACACCTACGCCGTGATGGAAGAAGTCAAAAACACCAGCAAGCTCCCCATCAAATAA
- a CDS encoding LysR family transcriptional regulator yields MSFLTLDLNLLRVFDAVMTEQNLTRAAGHLAMTQPAVSNAIKRLRESLGDDLLIRTAYGVKPTPRAEALWPAVRGALASLEAAVAPGTFDVSRAHATFRMAMADATAAFWLPSLMRSIEREAPGVNVRMVPLTTREPRPMLLRGDIDLAVGFFPGVAAQLMSEPSSPIRHERLYSGTYVCVMRRDHPLAKGDLTLDSYCATNHLLVSFSGRAHGLVDEALAQIGRERRILLTVNQFFTAGRVVANSDLVTVLPKHLIASTGMTDALISKELPFQLPAVHLDMLWHERDARSPVHKWLRSHLESMNSVTQRTAPGTAPKNDTY; encoded by the coding sequence ATGAGCTTTCTGACGCTGGACCTGAACCTGTTGCGCGTCTTCGACGCCGTGATGACCGAGCAGAACCTGACGCGGGCGGCCGGCCACCTGGCCATGACCCAGCCGGCGGTCTCGAATGCCATCAAGCGCCTGCGCGAAAGCCTGGGCGACGACTTGCTGATCCGCACCGCCTACGGCGTCAAGCCGACCCCGCGCGCCGAAGCCCTGTGGCCGGCCGTGCGCGGCGCCCTGGCCTCGCTGGAAGCGGCGGTGGCGCCCGGCACTTTTGACGTCTCGCGCGCCCACGCCACCTTCCGCATGGCCATGGCCGACGCCACGGCCGCCTTCTGGCTGCCCTCGCTGATGCGTTCGATCGAACGCGAAGCGCCCGGCGTGAATGTAAGGATGGTGCCGCTGACGACGCGCGAGCCGCGTCCCATGCTGCTGCGCGGCGACATCGACCTGGCGGTCGGCTTCTTCCCCGGCGTGGCGGCCCAGCTGATGAGCGAACCGAGTTCGCCGATCCGCCACGAGCGCCTGTATTCCGGAACGTATGTGTGTGTGATGCGGCGCGACCATCCGCTGGCCAAGGGCGACCTGACCCTGGACAGCTACTGCGCCACCAACCACCTGCTGGTGAGTTTCTCCGGCCGCGCCCACGGCCTGGTCGACGAAGCCCTGGCCCAGATCGGCCGCGAACGGCGCATTCTGCTGACGGTGAACCAATTCTTCACCGCCGGCCGCGTGGTCGCCAACTCCGATCTGGTGACGGTGCTGCCCAAGCACCTGATCGCCTCCACCGGCATGACCGACGCATTGATTTCGAAAGAGCTGCCGTTCCAGCTGCCCGCCGTCCACCTCGACATGCTCTGGCACGAACGCGACGCCCGCAGCCCCGTGCACAAATGGCTGCGCAGCCACCTCGAAAGCATGAACAGCGTCACCCAGCGCACCGCGCCCGGCACCGCCCCCAAGAACGACACCTACTAA
- a CDS encoding chalcone isomerase family protein, translating into MSITRRTLIQAAAAALMFSAAPVFASTDVAGVKFEETATVAGQQLKLNGAGLRTKVIFKVYALGLYLSEKKTSMADILAVPGARRIQIVSMRDLSSEDFGKAFMDGLNANTDQTERTKILPQTKTFGEMFAAIPGLKKGDVLLVDWIPGVGTQCQLNGKKIGETVPDVAFYNAITRIWIGDKAVDSSLKPKLLGEVK; encoded by the coding sequence ATGTCCATCACCCGCCGCACCCTGATCCAGGCAGCCGCCGCTGCCCTGATGTTCTCTGCCGCCCCGGTTTTCGCCAGCACCGACGTGGCCGGCGTGAAATTCGAGGAAACCGCCACCGTCGCCGGCCAGCAGCTCAAGCTGAACGGCGCCGGCCTGCGCACCAAGGTCATCTTCAAGGTCTATGCCCTGGGCCTGTACCTGAGCGAGAAAAAAACCAGCATGGCCGACATCCTGGCCGTGCCGGGCGCGCGCCGCATCCAGATCGTCAGCATGCGCGATCTGAGCTCGGAAGACTTCGGCAAGGCCTTCATGGATGGCCTGAACGCCAATACCGACCAGACCGAACGCACCAAGATCCTGCCGCAAACCAAAACCTTCGGTGAAATGTTTGCCGCCATCCCCGGCCTGAAGAAGGGCGATGTACTACTGGTAGACTGGATTCCCGGCGTCGGCACGCAATGCCAGCTGAATGGGAAGAAAATCGGGGAAACCGTGCCGGATGTCGCGTTCTACAACGCGATTACCCGCATCTGGATTGGGGACAAGGCAGTGGACAGCTCGCTCAAGCCGAAACTGCTGGGTGAAGTGAAGTAA
- a CDS encoding YfhL family 4Fe-4S dicluster ferredoxin, with amino-acid sequence MALMITDDCINCDVCEPECPNDAIYMGPEIYEIHPDKCTECVGHFSEPQCQQVCPVSCIPFNPERRETQDQLYEKFERLQAAKA; translated from the coding sequence ATGGCCTTAATGATTACCGACGACTGCATTAATTGCGATGTGTGCGAGCCCGAGTGCCCGAACGACGCGATTTATATGGGGCCGGAAATTTACGAAATCCACCCGGATAAATGCACCGAATGCGTGGGACACTTCAGCGAACCGCAATGCCAGCAAGTGTGCCCGGTGAGCTGCATTCCCTTCAATCCGGAACGGCGCGAAACCCAGGACCAGCTGTACGAGAAGTTCGAGCGTCTGCAAGCCGCGAAGGCTTAA